Proteins encoded within one genomic window of Bemisia tabaci chromosome 2, PGI_BMITA_v3:
- the LOC109032488 gene encoding glucose dehydrogenase [FAD, quinone] yields MTTLGRILLALLTCLAVAQVGESTKWYYKKKHVGAHVSVTTGSKTVRLTKMLRPAADKLKFIKRKLEHIDSSSSSSSSSSEESNEGSRETFSNRDVRFLRNYGDVRHSSYARYLALVNGYYGQGYGAYAFLPGTHDAYDQRYTISAYNTARSLPPFCGFDRSWNASPFGYSSAFPTNYRYPPGRTNLRGVNFSRYSNIPNSYLRSRDVKYSYKHPAFTRSNQFYTAPFYGGSPYGPRGYTPYGLDYPGPYAWGPDSPSEFGIYINNFFGNRYSGNYRTDMFGRSLEGRPRFPTYGPPKWNFGLPNYYSGRYTNAVDLLQGEYDYLTSYNKFKFDRYGLYQLDLFKEFFHSLDQERFNIIKDIRYPADFTPHLQPDMVFDFIIVGAGPTGSLLANLLSQNYNWNVLLIEAGGHPPPAAEVPLLYSTLARSEFDWDFNLEAADAVGLGMRNQEIRVHMGKGLGGGALTLPDLYYRGCVRDYQSLVEAGLLEYSFPSLLRYFMKTEHLRSILMINDNEVKLHHGFGGPLPVSKITAKDYKYITNVYSAAFSQLGYHPVLDINDAKVNTGYVDMVGHVCTGRRMLPGKVFLSPIVQRENFKLLTNTHVTRILIDTNTNTAYGVELVTKQGQIFTVQASKEVIVTAGAIGSAQLLMLSGIGPRHQLLLHDIDLVKDLNVGGNLKLNAVFTGAVMAHEKALMRHTSVEDMAFDYLAHNDGPLATYGTFSHTVFMDTLTDGYPDVEFHSYYFNKGHHEWLCDFKAMYNYADEYRTKLAQLNDQHNLAVLSLTLLRPHSTGRVILESKNPFDRPIVVGNLLSDEHDVLTFLKALEKISLLEETEAFNEVGSKLVPIAVEECSAFPFKSPDYWKCALKYFTTAASKPTGTCKMGPGSDPSAVVDGFGRVYGINGLRVSGSAVLPDPLTAYSSAPLLMLAEKVAEHIMVSYTI; encoded by the exons ATGACCACTTTGGGTAGGATTCTGCTCGCGCTCCTCACGTGCCTCGCAGTGGCTCA ggtTGGAGAAAGCACGAAATGGTACTACAAGAAGAAGCACGTGGGGGCTCACGTGTCGGTGACAACGGGTTCGAAGACGGTGCGGCTGACGAAGATGCTCCGCCCGGCGGCCGACAAGCTCAAGTTCATCAAGCGGAAGTTGGAGCACATCGATTCCAGCTCCAGCTCTAGCTCCAGCTCCTCCGAGGAGAGCAACGAGGGTAGCCGCGAGACCTTCTCCAACCGCGACGTCCGCTTCTTGCGCAACTACGGCGACGTCCGCCACTCCAGCTACGCCCGCTACCTCGCCCTCGTCAACGGCTACTACGGACAAGGCTACGGCGCCTACGCCTTCCTCCCTGGCACTCATGATGCCTACGATCAaag GTACACCATTTCAGCCTACAACACTGCAAGAAGCTTACCTCCTTTCTGTGGATTCGACCGTAGCTGGAATGCCAGTCCGTTTGGCTACTCTAGTGCCTTCCCGACAAATTACCGTTACCCTCCCGGGAGAACAAATCTCAGAGGCGTCAACTTTTCAAGATACTCAAACATTCCAAATTCCTACTTGCGCTCACGGGACGTGAAATACTCTTACAAACACCCAGCTTTCACTCGCTCAAACCAGTTTTACACCGCACCATTTTACGGAGGCTCACCCTATGGCCCTCGCGGATATACACCCTACGGCTTGGACTACCCCGGTCCGTACGCATGGGGCCCCGATTCTCCCAGTGAATTCGGAATTTATATAAACAACTTCTTCGGGAACAGATATTCCGGCAACTACAGAACTGACATGTTCGGCAGATCGCTCGAGGGCAGGCCCAGATTCCCCACGTACGGTCCACCAAAATGGAACTTCGGGCTCCCCAACTACTACAGCGGCCGTTACACCAATGCAGTGGATCTGCTTCAAGGAGAATACGATTACTTGACGTCCTATAACAAGTTCAAGTTTGATCGTTACGGCCTGTACCAACTGGATCTCTTCAAAGAATTCTTCCATTCCCTCGACCAAGAGCGATTCAATATCATCAAGGATATTCGCTATCCGGCAGACTTCACGCCTCACCTTCAGCCGGATATGGTCTTTGATTTCATAATAGTCGGCGCAGGACCAACAGGAAGTTTGCTCGCCAACTTGCTCAGTCAAAACTACAACTGGAACGTTCTGCTCATCGAAGCTGGAGGTCATCCTCCCCCGGCAGCCGAAGTTCCTCTGTTGTACTCGACCCTCGCGAGAAGCGAGTTCGACTGGGACTTCAACCTGGAGGCAGCAGATGCAGTTGGTCTCGGAATGAGGAACCAGGAGATCCGCGTTCATATGGGCAAAGGCTTGGGCGGAGGGGCACTTACCCTCCCTGATCTATACTACCGTGGTTGCGTTCGTGACTATCAGTCTCTCGTCGAGGCAGGTTTGCTCGAGTACAGCTTCCCGAGTCTACTGCGCTACTTCATGAAGACGGAACACCTCAGGTCAATACTCATGATCAACGACAACGAAGTGAAGCTCCATCACGGTTTCGGCGGTCCACTCCCCGTCAGCAAGATCACAGCCAAGGACTACAAATACATCACCAACGTCTACTCAGCCGCATTCTCGCAGTTGGGCTATCACCCTGTGCTGGATATCAATGATGCCAAAGTCAATACCGGATACGTGGATATGGTAGGACATGTATGCACAGGACGGCGCATGCTTCCAGGAAAAGTCTTCCTCTCCCCGATCGTGCAACGAGAGAACTTCAAACTCCTGACGAACACACATGTAACCAGGATACTGATCGATACCAATACGAACACAGCCTACGGTGTGGAACTCGTGACGAAGCAAGGTCAGATATTCACAGTGCAGGCCTCGAAGGAGGTGATCGTGACTGCCGGTGCTATCGGAAGCGCCCAGCTCCTCATGCTGTCCGGAATCGGACCGCGTCACCAGCTCCTACTTCATGATATCGACCTGGTCAAAGATCTCAACGTCGGAGGAAACCTCAAGCTGAATGCTGTCTTTACTGGCGCAGTGATGGCCCACGAGAAGGCACTCATGCGACACACGTCTGTCGAAGATATGGCTTTCGACTATTTAGCCCACAACGACGGCCCACTGGCCACATACGGCACATTCAGTCACACCGTTTTCATGGACACTCTGACGGACGGTTACCCAGATGTAGAGTTCCACAGTTACTACTTCAACAAGGGCCACCACGAGTGGTTATGCGATTTCAAGGCCATGTACAACTATGCAGATGAGTATCGTACAAAACTCGCGCAACTTAATGATCAACACAATCTAGCTGTTCTTTCGCTGACGCTGCTGCGACCGCACAGTACTGGTCGTGTCATTTTGGAGAGCAAGAATCCGTTCGATCGTCCGATTGTCGTTGGCAATTTGTTATCCGATGAACACGACGTCCTGACATTCTTGAAGGCCCTCGAAAAGATTTCACTCTTGGAAGAAACTGAAGCATTTAATGAG GTTGGGTCAAAACTGGTTCCGATCGCAGTCGAAGAGTGCTCGGCGTTCCCGTTCAAGAGCCCCGACTACTGGAAGTGCGCCCTCAAGTACTTCACGACAGCCGCCTCGAAACCGACGGGGACCTGCAAGATGGGACCGGGATCGGATCCCTCGGCGGTCGTGGACGGCTTCGGCAGGGTCTACGGCATCAACGGACTCCGCGTGTCCGGCTCGGCCGTCCTCCCCGACCCGCTCACCGCCTACAGCTCGGCCCCACTTCTCATGCTCGCCGAAAAGGTCGCCGAACACATCATGGTCTCCTACACCATTTGA
- the LOC109032511 gene encoding uncharacterized protein: MNNWNYAGAGFWSIFFIIGIETGVAFNYFDEPNISADTSVRSFNERCSELLLDFFTEYYSTLLEDHSIDHTLKVNNSSRNNPSRNNSSRNNSTRTESTPANRARELMSELLLSLDPPLASIALQYLDRNDSKMAEKEHNLSWIVHEAVAKILSDRNARTARRTLDEVLRTKRETHLVWGYLLDVLEEAAAELQRSVDAELNQELLRSLEQRFKRQTGSFALNATGRITTPEPNSLLQRLEPIPQRLQQILLSQGFDARSSIADMVSFVVQIFQSFADRLRSEIPAAGISRLHGDNKLFDRLLPNLAVLAASPRQNERNTPQTSANEIQRLVSKGKTDELSVIWDAVLNSSNDSRVLKRVKRVGTPQKTGENSVVPPSVKTNMIDDTKVAKNISRRQIPLVFKPVPIISTITVTSAPSRSVSETPVEKLQVDANQSRGIASPSRVDVLEVQGKPMGNVSVTSSPQGTSISSNQTVKPVVETSVPKAKSDPVRVAAATIPNDLVRKTDDNQASTGLPGSTLGTPKDVQGGSVSGANTSVSDSPKTSTTLAVTNPPAKSELPQQTSTTVLAKAEPSSAAKSLVSNHPVEPSNAPALTITKPEINGPPKSQVATNAVSDPVKALVPVSQLPVVNPPAKPVFIPAIPPTNISTHSAVSTSSNELLKSVALLNTSVQPVSINDPVNDSAKAVNSSAAAKSAVNLSSTDAAVMKSPRTRTPNGTTPEPETTHRNQPRNRKPNRRNRKPNRRNRKPNRRNRKPNRRNRKPNERNST; encoded by the exons ATGAACAATTGGAACTATGCGGGAGCTGGATTTTGGAGTATTTTCTTCATCATCG GGATTGAAACAGGGGTGGCGTTCAACTACTTTGATGAGCCAAACATCAGCGCGGATACCAGTGTTCGGAGTTTCAATGAGAGGTGCAGCGAGCTTCTACTTGATTTCTTCACGGAATACTACTCGACTCTCCTCGAGGACCACAGCATCGACCACACTTTAAAAGTGAACAACTCCTCCAGGAACAACCCCTCCAGGAACAACTCCTCCAGGAACAACTCTACCCGGACCGAATCCACCCCTGCCAACCGTGCCCGCGAGCTTATGTCGGAGCTACTTCTCTCCTTGGACCCGCCTCTGGCATCCATCGCTCTCCAGTACTTGGACAG GAACGACTCCAAAATGGCGGAGAAAGAGCATAACCTGAGCTGGATCGTCCACGAGGCCGTGGCCAAGATCCTGAGCGACCGAAACGCGAGGACCGCGAGACGGACTTTGGACGAGGTGCTGCGGACGAAGCGGGAGACGCATCTCGTCTGGGGCTACCTCCTCGACGTCCTGGAGGAGGCCGCCGCGGAGCTGCAGAGGAGCGTCGACGCCGAGCTGAACCAGGAGCTGCTCAGGAGCCTGGAACAACGATTCAAGAGACAGACCGGCTCCTTCGCCCTCAACGCCACCGGGCGCATCACGACTCCTGAACCGAACTCTCTCCTTCAGCGCCTGGAGCCGATCCCGCAACGACTCCAGCAGATTCTCTTGAGTCAAG GATTCGACGCTCGATCGAGTATCGCAGACATGGTGAGCTTCGTCGTGCAGATCTTCCAATCGTTCGCCGATCGACTAAGGTCGGAGATACCTGCGGCGGGGATCAGCCGCCTCCACGGAGACAATAAACTCTTCGACCGTCTTCTCCCGAACCTAGCCGTCCTTGCAGCGTCTCCACGTCAGAACGAGCGCAACACTCCACAGACCTCCGCGAACGAAATCCAACGACTCGTCTCCAAGGGCAAGACGGACGAACTGAGCGTCATCTGGGACGCGGTACTCAACTCTAGCAACGATTCCAGGGTTTTGAAACGCGTAAAGAGAGTAGGCACCCCTCAAAAAACCGGTGAAAATTCCGTGGTTCCTCCCTCTGTTAAAACGAACATGATAGATGATACAAAGGTTGCGAAGAATATCTCGAGGAGACAAATCCCTTTGGTCTTCAAGCCTGTTCCCATCATCAGCACGATAACCGTAACCAGCGCCCCCTCGCGGAGCGTTTCCGAAACTCCGGTGGAGAAGCTGCAAGTGGACGCAAATCAGAGCAGAGGCATCGCTTCGCCATCCCGAGTGGACGTCTTGGAGGTACAAGGGAAACCGATGGGTAATGTTAGCGTCACTTCTTCGCCTCAAGGGACGAGTATCTCGTCGAATCAGACTGTCAAACCGGTTGTGGAGACGTCAGTGCCGAAGGCGAAGAGCGATCCCGTTCGAGTCGCCGCCGCGACGATTCCCAACGATCTGGTCAGGAAGACAGACGACAACCAAGCAAGCACAGGACTGCCTGGGAGCACCCTAGGGACGCCGAAGGATGTCCAAGGAGGCTCGGTTTCGGGGGCCAACACGAGCGTGAGTGACTCTCCGAAAACATCGACGACGCTCGCGGTGACAAATCCTCCGGCAAAATCTGAGCTCCCGCAGCAGACAAGCACGACAGTGTTAGCGAAAGCGGAGCCATCGAGCGCAGCAAAATCACTTGTTTCA AACCACCCTGTTGAACCTTCGAATGCGCCTGCTCTGACAATCACGAAGCCGGAAATCAACGGCCCGCCAAAATCCCAAGTTGCCACGAACGCGGTAAGTGACCCGGTCAAGGCATTAGTCCCGGTGAGCCAACTTCCGGTCGTGAATCCACCCGCAAAACCAGTTTTCATTCCCGCTATCCCTCCGACAAACATTTCCACTCACTCAGCCGTAAGCACTTCCTCCAATGAGCTACTGAAGTCTGTTGCTTTGCTAAATACGTCAGTGCAACCG GTGAGCATCAATGATCCGGTGAACGACTCTGCAAAGGCAGTCAACAGCTCTGCGGCAGCCAAATCTGCTGTCAATCTCAGTTCAACCGATGCCGCTGTGATGAAGTCTCCACGAACCAGAACACCGAACGGAACAACACCGGAACCGGAAACCACCCACCGGAACCAACCGCGGAACCGGAAACCAAACCGCCGGAACCGGAAACCAAACCGCCGGAACCGGAAACCAAACCGCCGGAACCGGAAACCAAACCGCCGGAACCGGAAACCAAACGAGCGGAACTCAACCTAG
- the LOC109032494 gene encoding oxidative stress-induced growth inhibitor 2 isoform X3, producing MREFANPAHCQCSTTDPAFKQVVIIGNGPSGIILSYLLNGNLPYYNGSPHPDAMLTARLQSAPSPSLIEQDLEFLSQGLEGRSNNPVSLLMDSLMHPSADLGLEYPSVVKFEHSPNSSIDHVVIGKGAPGGIWQDMKKNLLTISLSSWMDLPGLTFQEWSSKNLNVKEPVKRAKAGKVAQYFSDYVKKMKLCKYFKNHCTVTSVKRLKCSEVFSSCGQMVVSDEGLWLVSGFSNATHEPFRYITPRVVLATGTADVPNKLNVPGETLYSWIKHDLASFEFDLNRKSKGCYLETEGKATVDPVLVVGSGLSAADAILLLRRLNAPIIHVFNQSSTSVLKSLSKSIYPDYQQVWNLIHNSENEHDGYQKLPDHQILDFTSRNNHHYVQIASPDGKVLRKKISSAVILIGSRPNLSFLPDFFQEGKTLGVTSNEPIDCRKNPLNLNPWTHKVVNAPPVLYALGPLAGDNFVRFLLGGAVAVLCHIHDESKRQAVR from the exons atgagagaattcgccaacCCAGCTCATTGTCAGTGCTCAACGACGGATCCTGCTTTTAAACAGGTTGTCATCATTG gaaatggCCCGTCTGGAATTATTCTGTCATATCTTTTGAACGGAAACTTGCCCTATTACAATGGGAGTCCTCATCCAGATGCAATGCTAACAGCCCGACTTCAGTCAGCACCTAGTCCTTCCCTGATCGAACAAGATCTTGAATTTTTATCTCAG GGTCTAGAAGGTCGTTCAAATAACCCAGTATCTTTACTCATGGACTCGCTAATGCATCCATCAGCCGATCTTGGGTTAGAGTATCCCAGCGTCGTCAAATTTGAACACTCTCCTAATAGTTCAATAGATCATGTTGTGATCGGGAAAGGTGCTCCGGGTGGCATATGGCAG gacatgaaaaaaaatctgttgaCCATTAGTCTATCTTCTTGGATGGACCTTCCAGGCCTCACGTTTCAAGAATggagttctaaaaatttgaacgtGAAGGAACCGGTGAAACGAGCGAAGGCAGGAAAAGTGGCGCAGTATTTTTCTGACTATgtcaagaaaatgaaattgtgcAAGTATTTCAAGAACCACTGCACAGTAACATCCGTCAAGCGGTTGAAATGCTCAGAAGTGTTTTCCTCG TGTGGACAAATGGTAGTCTCAGACGAAGGTCTATGGTTAGTCAGTGGTTTCAGTAATGCGACTCACGAGCCATTCAGGTATATCACGCCCCGAGTTGTTCTTGCAACAGGAACTGCGGATGTGCCTAACAAATTGAACGTACCTGGTGAAACTTTGTACAGCTGGATCAAGCATGATTTAGCCTCTTTCGAATTTGATTTGAACAGGAAGAGTAAAGGCTGCTACTTAGAAACTGAAG GGAAAGCAACAGTAGATCCTGTTTTGGTGGTTGGATCAGGATTAAGTGCTGCTGACGCTATTTTATTATTGAGGCGGCTCAATGCTCCAATAATCCATGTTTTTAACCAGAGCTCAACATCAGTTTTAAAAAGTCTTTCCAAAAGCATTTATCCTGACTATCAACAG GTGTGGAACTTAATACACAATAGTGAAAATGAACATGACGGGTATCAAAAATTACCAGACCACCAGATCCTTGATTTTACCAGTCGGAATAATCATCATTATGTCCAAATAGCATCTCCAGATGGAAAAGTTTTGCGAAAGAAAATTTCCTCTGCTGTTATTCTAATCGGCTCTCGtccaaatctctcatttttacctgatttttttcaagaagGGAAAACTTTAGGG GTAACATCCAATGAGCCGATTGATTGCCGAAAAAATCCTCTGAACCTAAATCCCTGGACCCACAAAGTTGTGAACGCTCCACCCGTTTTGTACGCATTGGGCCCACTCGCTGGTGACAACTTTGTGCGATTTCTACTCGGTGGTGCTGTTGCTGTTCTATGTCACATTCATGATGAATCAAAACGACAGGCGGTCAGGTAA
- the LOC109032494 gene encoding oxidative stress-induced growth inhibitor 2 isoform X2, with protein MIGPVRCSETRMREFANPAHCQCSTTDPAFKQVVIIGNGPSGIILSYLLNGNLPYYNGSPHPDAMLTARLQSAPSPSLIEQDLEFLSQGLEGRSNNPVSLLMDSLMHPSADLGLEYPSVVKFEHSPNSSIDHVVIGKGAPGGIWQDMKKNLLTISLSSWMDLPGLTFQEWSSKNLNVKEPVKRAKAGKVAQYFSDYVKKMKLCKYFKNHCTVTSVKRLKCSEVFSSCGQMVVSDEGLWLVSGFSNATHEPFRYITPRVVLATGTADVPNKLNVPGETLYSWIKHDLASFEFDLNRKSKGCYLETEGKATVDPVLVVGSGLSAADAILLLRRLNAPIIHVFNQSSTSVLKSLSKSIYPDYQQVWNLIHNSENEHDGYQKLPDHQILDFTSRNNHHYVQIASPDGKVLRKKISSAVILIGSRPNLSFLPDFFQEGKTLGVTSNEPIDCRKNPLNLNPWTHKVVNAPPVLYALGPLAGDNFVRFLLGGAVAVLCHIHDESKRQAVR; from the exons ATGATAGGTCCA GTTCGATGTTCAGAAACCagaatgagagaattcgccaacCCAGCTCATTGTCAGTGCTCAACGACGGATCCTGCTTTTAAACAGGTTGTCATCATTG gaaatggCCCGTCTGGAATTATTCTGTCATATCTTTTGAACGGAAACTTGCCCTATTACAATGGGAGTCCTCATCCAGATGCAATGCTAACAGCCCGACTTCAGTCAGCACCTAGTCCTTCCCTGATCGAACAAGATCTTGAATTTTTATCTCAG GGTCTAGAAGGTCGTTCAAATAACCCAGTATCTTTACTCATGGACTCGCTAATGCATCCATCAGCCGATCTTGGGTTAGAGTATCCCAGCGTCGTCAAATTTGAACACTCTCCTAATAGTTCAATAGATCATGTTGTGATCGGGAAAGGTGCTCCGGGTGGCATATGGCAG gacatgaaaaaaaatctgttgaCCATTAGTCTATCTTCTTGGATGGACCTTCCAGGCCTCACGTTTCAAGAATggagttctaaaaatttgaacgtGAAGGAACCGGTGAAACGAGCGAAGGCAGGAAAAGTGGCGCAGTATTTTTCTGACTATgtcaagaaaatgaaattgtgcAAGTATTTCAAGAACCACTGCACAGTAACATCCGTCAAGCGGTTGAAATGCTCAGAAGTGTTTTCCTCG TGTGGACAAATGGTAGTCTCAGACGAAGGTCTATGGTTAGTCAGTGGTTTCAGTAATGCGACTCACGAGCCATTCAGGTATATCACGCCCCGAGTTGTTCTTGCAACAGGAACTGCGGATGTGCCTAACAAATTGAACGTACCTGGTGAAACTTTGTACAGCTGGATCAAGCATGATTTAGCCTCTTTCGAATTTGATTTGAACAGGAAGAGTAAAGGCTGCTACTTAGAAACTGAAG GGAAAGCAACAGTAGATCCTGTTTTGGTGGTTGGATCAGGATTAAGTGCTGCTGACGCTATTTTATTATTGAGGCGGCTCAATGCTCCAATAATCCATGTTTTTAACCAGAGCTCAACATCAGTTTTAAAAAGTCTTTCCAAAAGCATTTATCCTGACTATCAACAG GTGTGGAACTTAATACACAATAGTGAAAATGAACATGACGGGTATCAAAAATTACCAGACCACCAGATCCTTGATTTTACCAGTCGGAATAATCATCATTATGTCCAAATAGCATCTCCAGATGGAAAAGTTTTGCGAAAGAAAATTTCCTCTGCTGTTATTCTAATCGGCTCTCGtccaaatctctcatttttacctgatttttttcaagaagGGAAAACTTTAGGG GTAACATCCAATGAGCCGATTGATTGCCGAAAAAATCCTCTGAACCTAAATCCCTGGACCCACAAAGTTGTGAACGCTCCACCCGTTTTGTACGCATTGGGCCCACTCGCTGGTGACAACTTTGTGCGATTTCTACTCGGTGGTGCTGTTGCTGTTCTATGTCACATTCATGATGAATCAAAACGACAGGCGGTCAGGTAA
- the LOC109032494 gene encoding oxidative stress-induced growth inhibitor 2 isoform X1, with protein sequence MEHPVILHSEQCRDIEVRCSETRMREFANPAHCQCSTTDPAFKQVVIIGNGPSGIILSYLLNGNLPYYNGSPHPDAMLTARLQSAPSPSLIEQDLEFLSQGLEGRSNNPVSLLMDSLMHPSADLGLEYPSVVKFEHSPNSSIDHVVIGKGAPGGIWQDMKKNLLTISLSSWMDLPGLTFQEWSSKNLNVKEPVKRAKAGKVAQYFSDYVKKMKLCKYFKNHCTVTSVKRLKCSEVFSSCGQMVVSDEGLWLVSGFSNATHEPFRYITPRVVLATGTADVPNKLNVPGETLYSWIKHDLASFEFDLNRKSKGCYLETEGKATVDPVLVVGSGLSAADAILLLRRLNAPIIHVFNQSSTSVLKSLSKSIYPDYQQVWNLIHNSENEHDGYQKLPDHQILDFTSRNNHHYVQIASPDGKVLRKKISSAVILIGSRPNLSFLPDFFQEGKTLGVTSNEPIDCRKNPLNLNPWTHKVVNAPPVLYALGPLAGDNFVRFLLGGAVAVLCHIHDESKRQAVR encoded by the exons ATGGAGCATCCGGTAATTCTGCACTCGGAGCAATGCAGGGATATTGAG GTTCGATGTTCAGAAACCagaatgagagaattcgccaacCCAGCTCATTGTCAGTGCTCAACGACGGATCCTGCTTTTAAACAGGTTGTCATCATTG gaaatggCCCGTCTGGAATTATTCTGTCATATCTTTTGAACGGAAACTTGCCCTATTACAATGGGAGTCCTCATCCAGATGCAATGCTAACAGCCCGACTTCAGTCAGCACCTAGTCCTTCCCTGATCGAACAAGATCTTGAATTTTTATCTCAG GGTCTAGAAGGTCGTTCAAATAACCCAGTATCTTTACTCATGGACTCGCTAATGCATCCATCAGCCGATCTTGGGTTAGAGTATCCCAGCGTCGTCAAATTTGAACACTCTCCTAATAGTTCAATAGATCATGTTGTGATCGGGAAAGGTGCTCCGGGTGGCATATGGCAG gacatgaaaaaaaatctgttgaCCATTAGTCTATCTTCTTGGATGGACCTTCCAGGCCTCACGTTTCAAGAATggagttctaaaaatttgaacgtGAAGGAACCGGTGAAACGAGCGAAGGCAGGAAAAGTGGCGCAGTATTTTTCTGACTATgtcaagaaaatgaaattgtgcAAGTATTTCAAGAACCACTGCACAGTAACATCCGTCAAGCGGTTGAAATGCTCAGAAGTGTTTTCCTCG TGTGGACAAATGGTAGTCTCAGACGAAGGTCTATGGTTAGTCAGTGGTTTCAGTAATGCGACTCACGAGCCATTCAGGTATATCACGCCCCGAGTTGTTCTTGCAACAGGAACTGCGGATGTGCCTAACAAATTGAACGTACCTGGTGAAACTTTGTACAGCTGGATCAAGCATGATTTAGCCTCTTTCGAATTTGATTTGAACAGGAAGAGTAAAGGCTGCTACTTAGAAACTGAAG GGAAAGCAACAGTAGATCCTGTTTTGGTGGTTGGATCAGGATTAAGTGCTGCTGACGCTATTTTATTATTGAGGCGGCTCAATGCTCCAATAATCCATGTTTTTAACCAGAGCTCAACATCAGTTTTAAAAAGTCTTTCCAAAAGCATTTATCCTGACTATCAACAG GTGTGGAACTTAATACACAATAGTGAAAATGAACATGACGGGTATCAAAAATTACCAGACCACCAGATCCTTGATTTTACCAGTCGGAATAATCATCATTATGTCCAAATAGCATCTCCAGATGGAAAAGTTTTGCGAAAGAAAATTTCCTCTGCTGTTATTCTAATCGGCTCTCGtccaaatctctcatttttacctgatttttttcaagaagGGAAAACTTTAGGG GTAACATCCAATGAGCCGATTGATTGCCGAAAAAATCCTCTGAACCTAAATCCCTGGACCCACAAAGTTGTGAACGCTCCACCCGTTTTGTACGCATTGGGCCCACTCGCTGGTGACAACTTTGTGCGATTTCTACTCGGTGGTGCTGTTGCTGTTCTATGTCACATTCATGATGAATCAAAACGACAGGCGGTCAGGTAA